Proteins encoded in a region of the Cytobacillus pseudoceanisediminis genome:
- a CDS encoding DAK2 domain-containing protein, whose translation MSKRDLDGKLFAEMVIQGANHLSANAKLVDALNVFPVPDGDTGTNMNLSMTSGAKEVKANIQEHIGKVGSALSKGLLMGARGNSGVILSQLFRGFSKHIEQKSSINGKEFADALNSGVETAYKAVMKPVEGTILTVAKDSAKKAVQAAKNEDDIVVIMEEVLKEARASLNRTPDLLPVLKEVGVVDSGGQGLVFVYEGFLAELKGEKLPDTPAALPKMDDLVNAEHHKNVHSFMNTEDIEFGYCTEFMVKFETEKLSANPFSEDKFRQDLSKYGDSLLVIADEQLVKVHIHSEQPGDCLTYGQRYGSLINMKIENMRQQHTNLIDDVPTPLAAEAKPKEKQEYGIVTVSMGSGIADLFRSIGAHAVIEGGQTMNPSTEDIVKAIKEVNAKKVIILPNNKNIIMAAQQAAEVTEEEAVVVPSKTVPQGMAALLAFNPSAGLAENEEGMTDALQHVKTGQITFAVRDTSIDGLEIEKDDFMGISDGKIVVKNKDRVQAAKDLLDGMIDEDSEILTVLKGEDAAEEEVDSLISYIEDKYEDVEVEVHDGKQPLYSFIFSIE comes from the coding sequence GTGTCAAAAAGAGATTTAGATGGGAAGCTTTTTGCCGAAATGGTCATACAAGGAGCGAACCATTTATCTGCTAATGCAAAATTAGTGGATGCGTTAAATGTTTTCCCTGTTCCTGATGGAGACACAGGAACGAACATGAATTTGTCAATGACTTCCGGTGCAAAGGAAGTAAAAGCTAATATTCAGGAACATATTGGGAAGGTGGGCTCTGCTCTTTCTAAAGGTTTGCTGATGGGGGCCCGCGGGAACTCTGGAGTAATTCTCTCCCAGCTGTTCCGAGGCTTCTCAAAGCATATTGAACAGAAATCTTCCATCAATGGCAAAGAGTTTGCTGATGCTTTGAATTCAGGTGTAGAAACTGCTTATAAAGCTGTTATGAAGCCGGTTGAAGGAACAATTTTAACCGTTGCTAAAGATTCCGCTAAAAAAGCGGTGCAGGCTGCAAAAAATGAAGATGATATCGTAGTGATTATGGAGGAAGTGTTAAAAGAAGCACGGGCTTCTTTAAACCGGACTCCGGATCTTCTTCCTGTCTTAAAAGAAGTTGGGGTTGTAGACAGCGGCGGGCAGGGTCTTGTTTTTGTATATGAAGGATTCCTTGCAGAGCTCAAGGGCGAAAAACTTCCTGATACACCAGCAGCCCTTCCAAAGATGGATGACCTGGTTAACGCAGAACACCATAAAAATGTTCATAGTTTTATGAACACTGAAGATATTGAATTTGGTTATTGCACAGAGTTTATGGTCAAGTTCGAAACTGAAAAGCTATCTGCTAATCCTTTTTCAGAAGACAAGTTCCGCCAGGACTTAAGCAAATATGGCGACTCGCTTCTTGTGATTGCGGATGAACAGCTTGTAAAAGTACATATCCACTCTGAACAGCCAGGAGATTGCCTGACATACGGACAGCGCTATGGGAGCTTAATCAATATGAAGATTGAAAACATGCGCCAGCAGCACACCAATTTGATTGATGACGTTCCTACACCATTGGCAGCTGAAGCTAAGCCAAAGGAAAAGCAGGAATACGGAATCGTTACAGTATCAATGGGCAGCGGGATTGCGGATCTTTTCCGAAGCATCGGAGCACATGCAGTCATTGAGGGCGGCCAGACGATGAATCCTAGTACGGAAGATATTGTAAAGGCCATCAAAGAAGTGAATGCCAAGAAAGTAATCATTTTGCCAAACAATAAAAATATCATCATGGCTGCACAGCAGGCTGCAGAAGTGACTGAAGAAGAAGCAGTAGTTGTTCCTTCCAAGACCGTCCCTCAGGGAATGGCTGCCCTGCTTGCTTTTAATCCAAGTGCCGGACTCGCAGAAAATGAAGAAGGCATGACAGATGCCCTTCAGCATGTGAAGACAGGCCAAATTACATTTGCTGTCCGTGATACAAGCATCGATGGCCTCGAAATTGAAAAAGATGATTTTATGGGCATCTCAGATGGGAAAATTGTTGTCAAGAACAAGGATAGAGTGCAGGCTGCCAAAGATCTTCTCGATGGAATGATTGATGAAGACTCTGAGATCCTAACCGTATTAAAAGGTGAAGATGCGGCAGAAGAGGAAGTGGATTCACTTATCAGCTATATTGAAGATAAGTATGAAGATGTTGAAGTCGAAGTGCATGATGGCAAACAGCCGCTATACTCTTTTATATTTTCAATCGAATAA
- a CDS encoding Asp23/Gls24 family envelope stress response protein, whose translation MSIELKTNFGQIDISNDVIATIAGGAAVDCYGIVGMASKNQIKDGLTDILRKENFTRGVIVRQEEDEVHIDMYIIVSYGTKISEVAHNVQSKVKYTLDKTVGLSTDSVNIYVQGVRVTNP comes from the coding sequence ATGTCCATCGAATTAAAAACGAATTTCGGGCAAATTGATATCTCTAATGACGTAATTGCAACAATCGCAGGCGGAGCAGCAGTTGACTGCTACGGCATCGTAGGGATGGCCTCTAAAAATCAAATTAAAGATGGCCTTACAGATATACTTCGAAAAGAGAATTTTACCCGCGGTGTTATTGTACGCCAGGAAGAAGATGAAGTACATATCGATATGTATATTATTGTAAGTTACGGAACGAAAATTTCCGAGGTTGCCCACAATGTGCAATCTAAAGTGAAATACACCCTTGATAAAACAGTTGGGCTAAGTACGGACTCGGTTAATATTTACGTTCAGGGAGTTCGTGTAACGAACCCGTAG
- the rpmB gene encoding 50S ribosomal protein L28, translating into MPRKCVVTGKKTTSGNARSHAMNANKRTWGANLQKVRILVDGKPKRVWVSARALKSGKVERV; encoded by the coding sequence ATGCCACGCAAATGTGTTGTAACTGGTAAAAAAACAACTTCAGGTAACGCACGTTCTCACGCGATGAACGCTAACAAGCGTACTTGGGGTGCTAACCTTCAAAAGGTACGTATTCTTGTAGACGGTAAACCTAAACGTGTTTGGGTATCTGCAAGAGCACTTAAATCAGGTAAAGTTGAGCGCGTTTAA
- the spoVM gene encoding stage V sporulation protein SpoVM, translated as MRFYTIKLPKFLGGIVRAMLGTFKKG; from the coding sequence ATGAGATTTTATACAATCAAACTTCCTAAATTTTTAGGGGGCATTGTGCGTGCCATGTTAGGGACCTTCAAAAAGGGGTAA
- a CDS encoding thiamine diphosphokinase: MIINILAGGPEDLLPELSSFSNAGDNWVGVDRGVLTLIQNGMQPKMAFGDFDSVSNEELLIIEEKVKELNRFKPEKDETDMELALNWALEQNPEKIRLFGATGGRLDHLFANIQLLIKPVLEGNFVPVEIIDKKNKINIKAPGEYTIKQNPNFKYISFVPITMEIKGLTLRNFKYPLTDRTVSAGSTLCISNELIDDCGTFSFTEGILMVVRSKD, translated from the coding sequence ATGATTATAAATATTTTAGCTGGCGGCCCTGAGGATTTGCTGCCTGAACTGTCTTCATTCAGTAATGCCGGTGACAATTGGGTCGGGGTAGATAGAGGAGTGCTTACACTCATTCAAAATGGCATGCAGCCGAAAATGGCATTTGGCGATTTTGATTCTGTGTCAAATGAAGAACTATTAATCATTGAAGAAAAAGTAAAAGAGCTGAACAGGTTCAAGCCGGAGAAAGACGAAACCGACATGGAGCTTGCCCTGAATTGGGCACTGGAACAAAATCCTGAGAAAATCCGTCTGTTTGGCGCCACAGGCGGCCGGCTTGACCACTTATTTGCAAATATTCAGCTGTTAATAAAGCCTGTACTTGAAGGAAACTTTGTTCCTGTCGAAATTATTGACAAAAAAAATAAGATTAATATTAAAGCTCCAGGTGAATACACCATAAAGCAAAATCCAAATTTCAAATACATTTCTTTTGTCCCGATCACAATGGAAATTAAGGGCCTCACATTAAGAAATTTCAAGTATCCGCTCACAGATCGGACCGTCTCTGCCGGTTCTACTCTTTGTATCAGCAATGAACTTATTGATGATTGTGGTACTTTTTCTTTTACTGAAGGCATATTAATGGTTGTAAGAAGCAAGGATTAA
- the rpe gene encoding ribulose-phosphate 3-epimerase gives MVKIAPSILSADFSKLGEEIKDVERGGADYIHVDVMDGHFVPNITIGPLIVDAIRPVTKLPLDVHLMIENPDNYIEAFANAGADYITVHAEACKHLHRTIHFIKSFGVKAGVVLNPATPVNMIEHIIDDIDMVLLMTVNPGFGGQKFIPGVLPKIKAVKEMADAKGLNIEIEVDGGVNEETAQLCIEAGANVLVAGSAIYNQKDRAVAIAALKGSK, from the coding sequence ATGGTAAAAATCGCACCTTCGATTTTATCGGCAGATTTTTCCAAATTGGGAGAAGAGATTAAAGATGTAGAGCGCGGCGGAGCTGATTATATTCATGTCGATGTAATGGACGGCCATTTTGTACCGAATATTACAATTGGTCCATTAATTGTTGATGCAATCCGTCCTGTGACAAAGCTGCCCCTGGATGTTCATTTGATGATAGAAAATCCGGATAACTACATTGAGGCATTTGCTAATGCGGGGGCAGATTATATCACTGTACATGCAGAAGCATGCAAACACCTTCACAGAACGATTCATTTTATTAAATCATTCGGGGTCAAGGCAGGAGTGGTTCTTAACCCGGCTACACCAGTTAATATGATTGAGCATATTATTGATGATATTGATATGGTATTGCTTATGACTGTTAATCCTGGTTTTGGAGGACAAAAGTTCATCCCTGGCGTTCTTCCTAAGATTAAGGCGGTTAAGGAAATGGCTGACGCAAAAGGTCTAAATATTGAAATTGAAGTGGACGGCGGAGTGAATGAAGAAACAGCACAATTGTGCATTGAAGCTGGAGCGAATGTGCTTGTTGCCGGGTCGGCAATTTATAATCAGAAAGACAGAGCCGTGGCGATTGCTGCTTTAAAAGGTTCGAAATAA
- the rsgA gene encoding ribosome small subunit-dependent GTPase A, translating into MPEGKIIKALAGFYYVFSGDEIIQCRGRGVFRKNKVNPLVGDEVVFQAESITEGYILEVKERKNELIRPPIANVDQAILVFSAVEPGFSTSLLDRFLVLVEFNRIKPIICITKIDLTDEHGYKEIQQYASDYRKAGYDVLLTSSETEEGVKDLMPYLEGEISVFAGQSGVGKSSLLNVLRPDLELKTNDISSHLGRGKHTTRHVELIEVGKGLVADTPGFSSLEFTDIELEDLNYCFPEIQEKSDQCKFRGCLHMAEPKCAVKAASENGEIPSYRYEHYKTFLQEIKDRKPRY; encoded by the coding sequence ATGCCTGAGGGCAAAATTATTAAAGCCTTAGCCGGGTTTTATTATGTTTTTAGCGGAGATGAAATCATTCAGTGCCGAGGCCGCGGAGTTTTCCGGAAAAATAAGGTTAACCCGCTGGTCGGTGATGAAGTCGTGTTTCAGGCAGAAAGTATTACAGAAGGATACATCTTAGAAGTAAAAGAACGGAAAAATGAGTTGATCCGTCCGCCAATTGCAAATGTTGATCAGGCCATTCTAGTGTTTTCAGCTGTTGAACCGGGCTTCAGCACCTCTCTATTAGATCGTTTCCTGGTGCTGGTTGAATTCAATCGTATAAAGCCAATCATCTGCATTACTAAAATAGATCTGACAGACGAACATGGGTATAAGGAAATCCAGCAATATGCATCAGATTACCGCAAAGCCGGCTATGATGTTTTGCTGACTTCCTCCGAAACAGAAGAAGGCGTTAAAGACTTAATGCCATATCTGGAAGGCGAGATCTCCGTTTTTGCAGGACAGTCAGGTGTGGGGAAATCATCTTTGTTAAATGTATTAAGACCAGATTTAGAGCTGAAAACAAATGATATTTCTTCACATTTGGGCAGGGGAAAGCATACAACCAGGCATGTAGAACTGATAGAGGTTGGGAAAGGGCTTGTTGCTGATACCCCGGGATTCAGCTCCCTTGAATTTACAGATATCGAATTGGAGGATCTGAATTATTGCTTTCCGGAAATTCAGGAGAAAAGCGATCAATGCAAATTTAGAGGCTGCCTGCACATGGCAGAACCGAAATGCGCTGTAAAGGCCGCCAGTGAAAACGGTGAAATTCCTTCCTACAGATACGAACACTACAAAACCTTTCTGCAGGAAATAAAAGATAGAAAGCCGAGGTATTAA